Proteins co-encoded in one Camelus bactrianus isolate YW-2024 breed Bactrian camel chromosome 6, ASM4877302v1, whole genome shotgun sequence genomic window:
- the BEGAIN gene encoding brain-enriched guanylate kinase-associated protein isoform X2 produces MWTGGRRPGRLRRAASAADMEKLRLRSPWVPSCLGQPRVLQGRLARSSPSLWDSALQEQKGELRKRLSYTTHKLEKLETEFDSTRHYLEIELRRAQEELEKVTEKLRRIQSNYMALQRINQELEDKLYRMGQHYEEEKRALSHEIVALNSHLLEAKVTIDKLSEDNELYRKDCNLAAQLLQCSQTYGRVHKVSELPSEFQERVSLHMEKHGCSLPAPLCHPSYADSVPTCVIAKVLEKPDPGSLSSQLSDASARDLTFRDRVEKPGPRPPYKEDIYCSDTALYCPEERRRDRRPSVDGPVADVGFLRAQNSTDSAAEEEEEAEAAAFPASYRHEAFPGYAGSLPTSSSYSSFSATSEEKEHAQASTLTASQQAIYLNSRDELFGRRPPPAYESSPRYAAAAAAVAAPLEAEVAPGFARTVSPYPADSFRFPVSPGPQPALMPPNLWNLRAKPGSARLAGEDVRGQWRPLSVEDIGAYPFPAAPPAAAAAAAAAAAAGRASPCNFSDRYFGGGGSSGNKAEGRASPLYASYKADSFSEGDDLSQGHLAESRFLRAAGDLSLSPGRPADSLPSYAAGEGDRERLGVQLCGAGGSPEPEHSPHSSRDSLEPSSMEASPEMHPAARLSPQPAFPRTGGSGLSRKDSLTKAQLYGTLLN; encoded by the exons GCTGCGCAGCCCTTGGGTGCCCTCGTGCCTTGGGCAGCCCCGCGTCCTGCAGGGCCGGCTGGCCAGGTCCTCGCCCTCGCTCTGGGACAG CGCGCTGCAGGAGCAGAAGGGCGAGCTGCGCAAGCGGCTGTCCTACACCACGCACAAGCTCGAGAAGCTCGAGACCGAGTTCGACTCCACGCGCCACTACCTGGAGATCGAGCTGCGCCGCGCgcaggaggagctggagaaggTCACAGAGAAGCTGCGCAG GATTCAGAGCAACTACATGGCACTGCAAAGGATCAACCAGGAGCTGGAGGACAAGCTGTACCGCATG GGCCAGCACTACGAGGAAGAGAAGCGAGCTCTTAGCCACGAGATTGTTGCCCTCAACAGCCACCTGCTGGAGGCCAAGGTGACCATTGACAAGCTGTCGGAGGACAAT GAGCTCTATAGGAAGGACTGCAATCTAGCGGCCCAGCTGCTGCAGTGCAGCCAGACCTACGGCAGGGTCCATAAGGTGTCCGAG CTGCCATCGGAATTCCAGGAGCGCGTGAGCCTGCACATGGAGAAGCATGGCTGCAGCCTGCCCGCCCCACTCTGCCACCCGTCCTACGCTGACAGCGTCCCAACATGCGTCATTGCCAAGGTGCTGGAGAAGCCTGACCCTGGCAGCTTGTCCTCCCAGCTGTCAGATGCCTCGGCTCGTGACCTGACCTTCCGCGACAGGGTGGAGAAGCCAGGCCCCCGGCCCCCCTACAAGGAGGACATCTACTGCAGTGACACGGCCCTCTACTGTCCCGAGGAGCGGCGGCGTGACCGGCGGCCCAGCGTGGATGGGCCGGTGGCCGACGTGGGCTTCCTGCGGGCCCAGAATTCCACCGACAGCGcggccgaggaggaggaggaggccgagGCAGCCGCCTTCCCGGCCAGCTACCGGCACGAGGCCTTCCCGGGCTACGCGGGCTCGCTGCCCACATCCAGCTCCTACTCGAGCTTCAGCGCCACGTCGGAGGAGAAGGAGCACGCCCAGGCCAGCACACTCACTGCCTCGCAGCAGGCCATCTACCTGAATAGCCGCGATGAGCTCTTCGGCCGCAGGCCGCCCCCGGCCTATGAGAGCAGCCCGCGCTACGCCGCGGCCGCAGCCGCGGTGGCCGCCCCGCTTGAAGCCGAGGTGGCTCCAGGGTTTGCGCGGACTGTGTCGCCGTACCCGGCCGACTCCTTCCGCTTCCCGGTCTCCCCGGGCCCCCAGCCGGCCCTGATGCCCCCCAACTTGTGGAATCTGCGGGCCAAGCCGGGGTCAGCCCGGCTGGCCGGGGAGGATGTGCGCGGCCAGTGGCGGCCGCTGAGCGTGGAGGACATTGGCGCCTACCCCTTCCCGGCCGCCCCCcctgcggccgccgccgccgccgctgccgccgccgccgcgggccgCGCATCTCCCTGCAACTTCTCCGACCGCTACTtcgggggcgggggcagctcaGGCAACAAGGCTGAGGGCCGCGCCAGCCCTCTCTATGCCAGCTACAAGGCCGATAGCTTCTCAGAGGGTGATGACCTCTCCCAGGGCCACCTGGCCGAGTCCCGCTTCCTCCGGGCGGCCGGCGACCTGAGCCTCAGCCCTGGCCGCCCAGCCGACTCGCTGCCCAGCTACGCGGCCGGCGAGGGGGACCGGGAGAGGCTAGGGGTGCAGCTCTGCGGAGCGGGCGGCAGCCCCGAGCCCGAGCACAGCCCCCACAGCTCCAGGGACTCCTTGGAGCCCAGCTCCATGGAGGCCTCCCCAGAGATGCACCCCGCTGCCCGCCTCAGCCCCCAGCCGGCCTTCCCTCGGACTGGCGGCTCAGGGCTCAGCCGTAAGGACAGTCTCACGAAAGCCCAGCTCTATGGAACCCTGCTCAACTGA
- the BEGAIN gene encoding brain-enriched guanylate kinase-associated protein isoform X3: protein MGSHQSSQASAADMEKLRLRSPWVPSCLGQPRVLQGRLARSSPSLWDSALQEQKGELRKRLSYTTHKLEKLETEFDSTRHYLEIELRRAQEELEKVTEKLRRIQSNYMALQRINQELEDKLYRMGQHYEEEKRALSHEIVALNSHLLEAKVTIDKLSEDNELYRKDCNLAAQLLQCSQTYGRVHKVSELPSEFQERVSLHMEKHGCSLPAPLCHPSYADSVPTCVIAKVLEKPDPGSLSSQLSDASARDLTFRDRVEKPGPRPPYKEDIYCSDTALYCPEERRRDRRPSVDGPVADVGFLRAQNSTDSAAEEEEEAEAAAFPASYRHEAFPGYAGSLPTSSSYSSFSATSEEKEHAQASTLTASQQAIYLNSRDELFGRRPPPAYESSPRYAAAAAAVAAPLEAEVAPGFARTVSPYPADSFRFPVSPGPQPALMPPNLWNLRAKPGSARLAGEDVRGQWRPLSVEDIGAYPFPAAPPAAAAAAAAAAAAGRASPCNFSDRYFGGGGSSGNKAEGRASPLYASYKADSFSEGDDLSQGHLAESRFLRAAGDLSLSPGRPADSLPSYAAGEGDRERLGVQLCGAGGSPEPEHSPHSSRDSLEPSSMEASPEMHPAARLSPQPAFPRTGGSGLSRKDSLTKAQLYGTLLN from the exons GCTGCGCAGCCCTTGGGTGCCCTCGTGCCTTGGGCAGCCCCGCGTCCTGCAGGGCCGGCTGGCCAGGTCCTCGCCCTCGCTCTGGGACAG CGCGCTGCAGGAGCAGAAGGGCGAGCTGCGCAAGCGGCTGTCCTACACCACGCACAAGCTCGAGAAGCTCGAGACCGAGTTCGACTCCACGCGCCACTACCTGGAGATCGAGCTGCGCCGCGCgcaggaggagctggagaaggTCACAGAGAAGCTGCGCAG GATTCAGAGCAACTACATGGCACTGCAAAGGATCAACCAGGAGCTGGAGGACAAGCTGTACCGCATG GGCCAGCACTACGAGGAAGAGAAGCGAGCTCTTAGCCACGAGATTGTTGCCCTCAACAGCCACCTGCTGGAGGCCAAGGTGACCATTGACAAGCTGTCGGAGGACAAT GAGCTCTATAGGAAGGACTGCAATCTAGCGGCCCAGCTGCTGCAGTGCAGCCAGACCTACGGCAGGGTCCATAAGGTGTCCGAG CTGCCATCGGAATTCCAGGAGCGCGTGAGCCTGCACATGGAGAAGCATGGCTGCAGCCTGCCCGCCCCACTCTGCCACCCGTCCTACGCTGACAGCGTCCCAACATGCGTCATTGCCAAGGTGCTGGAGAAGCCTGACCCTGGCAGCTTGTCCTCCCAGCTGTCAGATGCCTCGGCTCGTGACCTGACCTTCCGCGACAGGGTGGAGAAGCCAGGCCCCCGGCCCCCCTACAAGGAGGACATCTACTGCAGTGACACGGCCCTCTACTGTCCCGAGGAGCGGCGGCGTGACCGGCGGCCCAGCGTGGATGGGCCGGTGGCCGACGTGGGCTTCCTGCGGGCCCAGAATTCCACCGACAGCGcggccgaggaggaggaggaggccgagGCAGCCGCCTTCCCGGCCAGCTACCGGCACGAGGCCTTCCCGGGCTACGCGGGCTCGCTGCCCACATCCAGCTCCTACTCGAGCTTCAGCGCCACGTCGGAGGAGAAGGAGCACGCCCAGGCCAGCACACTCACTGCCTCGCAGCAGGCCATCTACCTGAATAGCCGCGATGAGCTCTTCGGCCGCAGGCCGCCCCCGGCCTATGAGAGCAGCCCGCGCTACGCCGCGGCCGCAGCCGCGGTGGCCGCCCCGCTTGAAGCCGAGGTGGCTCCAGGGTTTGCGCGGACTGTGTCGCCGTACCCGGCCGACTCCTTCCGCTTCCCGGTCTCCCCGGGCCCCCAGCCGGCCCTGATGCCCCCCAACTTGTGGAATCTGCGGGCCAAGCCGGGGTCAGCCCGGCTGGCCGGGGAGGATGTGCGCGGCCAGTGGCGGCCGCTGAGCGTGGAGGACATTGGCGCCTACCCCTTCCCGGCCGCCCCCcctgcggccgccgccgccgccgctgccgccgccgccgcgggccgCGCATCTCCCTGCAACTTCTCCGACCGCTACTtcgggggcgggggcagctcaGGCAACAAGGCTGAGGGCCGCGCCAGCCCTCTCTATGCCAGCTACAAGGCCGATAGCTTCTCAGAGGGTGATGACCTCTCCCAGGGCCACCTGGCCGAGTCCCGCTTCCTCCGGGCGGCCGGCGACCTGAGCCTCAGCCCTGGCCGCCCAGCCGACTCGCTGCCCAGCTACGCGGCCGGCGAGGGGGACCGGGAGAGGCTAGGGGTGCAGCTCTGCGGAGCGGGCGGCAGCCCCGAGCCCGAGCACAGCCCCCACAGCTCCAGGGACTCCTTGGAGCCCAGCTCCATGGAGGCCTCCCCAGAGATGCACCCCGCTGCCCGCCTCAGCCCCCAGCCGGCCTTCCCTCGGACTGGCGGCTCAGGGCTCAGCCGTAAGGACAGTCTCACGAAAGCCCAGCTCTATGGAACCCTGCTCAACTGA
- the BEGAIN gene encoding brain-enriched guanylate kinase-associated protein isoform X1 has translation MEKLRLRSPWVPSCLGQPRVLQGRLARSSPSLWDSALQEQKGELRKRLSYTTHKLEKLETEFDSTRHYLEIELRRAQEELEKVTEKLRRIQSNYMALQRINQELEDKLYRMGQHYEEEKRALSHEIVALNSHLLEAKVTIDKLSEDNLPSEFQERVSLHMEKHGCSLPAPLCHPSYADSVPTCVIAKVLEKPDPGSLSSQLSDASARDLTFRDRVEKPGPRPPYKEDIYCSDTALYCPEERRRDRRPSVDGPVADVGFLRAQNSTDSAAEEEEEAEAAAFPASYRHEAFPGYAGSLPTSSSYSSFSATSEEKEHAQASTLTASQQAIYLNSRDELFGRRPPPAYESSPRYAAAAAAVAAPLEAEVAPGFARTVSPYPADSFRFPVSPGPQPALMPPNLWNLRAKPGSARLAGEDVRGQWRPLSVEDIGAYPFPAAPPAAAAAAAAAAAAGRASPCNFSDRYFGGGGSSGNKAEGRASPLYASYKADSFSEGDDLSQGHLAESRFLRAAGDLSLSPGRPADSLPSYAAGEGDRERLGVQLCGAGGSPEPEHSPHSSRDSLEPSSMEASPEMHPAARLSPQPAFPRTGGSGLSRKDSLTKAQLYGTLLN, from the exons GCTGCGCAGCCCTTGGGTGCCCTCGTGCCTTGGGCAGCCCCGCGTCCTGCAGGGCCGGCTGGCCAGGTCCTCGCCCTCGCTCTGGGACAG CGCGCTGCAGGAGCAGAAGGGCGAGCTGCGCAAGCGGCTGTCCTACACCACGCACAAGCTCGAGAAGCTCGAGACCGAGTTCGACTCCACGCGCCACTACCTGGAGATCGAGCTGCGCCGCGCgcaggaggagctggagaaggTCACAGAGAAGCTGCGCAG GATTCAGAGCAACTACATGGCACTGCAAAGGATCAACCAGGAGCTGGAGGACAAGCTGTACCGCATG GGCCAGCACTACGAGGAAGAGAAGCGAGCTCTTAGCCACGAGATTGTTGCCCTCAACAGCCACCTGCTGGAGGCCAAGGTGACCATTGACAAGCTGTCGGAGGACAAT CTGCCATCGGAATTCCAGGAGCGCGTGAGCCTGCACATGGAGAAGCATGGCTGCAGCCTGCCCGCCCCACTCTGCCACCCGTCCTACGCTGACAGCGTCCCAACATGCGTCATTGCCAAGGTGCTGGAGAAGCCTGACCCTGGCAGCTTGTCCTCCCAGCTGTCAGATGCCTCGGCTCGTGACCTGACCTTCCGCGACAGGGTGGAGAAGCCAGGCCCCCGGCCCCCCTACAAGGAGGACATCTACTGCAGTGACACGGCCCTCTACTGTCCCGAGGAGCGGCGGCGTGACCGGCGGCCCAGCGTGGATGGGCCGGTGGCCGACGTGGGCTTCCTGCGGGCCCAGAATTCCACCGACAGCGcggccgaggaggaggaggaggccgagGCAGCCGCCTTCCCGGCCAGCTACCGGCACGAGGCCTTCCCGGGCTACGCGGGCTCGCTGCCCACATCCAGCTCCTACTCGAGCTTCAGCGCCACGTCGGAGGAGAAGGAGCACGCCCAGGCCAGCACACTCACTGCCTCGCAGCAGGCCATCTACCTGAATAGCCGCGATGAGCTCTTCGGCCGCAGGCCGCCCCCGGCCTATGAGAGCAGCCCGCGCTACGCCGCGGCCGCAGCCGCGGTGGCCGCCCCGCTTGAAGCCGAGGTGGCTCCAGGGTTTGCGCGGACTGTGTCGCCGTACCCGGCCGACTCCTTCCGCTTCCCGGTCTCCCCGGGCCCCCAGCCGGCCCTGATGCCCCCCAACTTGTGGAATCTGCGGGCCAAGCCGGGGTCAGCCCGGCTGGCCGGGGAGGATGTGCGCGGCCAGTGGCGGCCGCTGAGCGTGGAGGACATTGGCGCCTACCCCTTCCCGGCCGCCCCCcctgcggccgccgccgccgccgctgccgccgccgccgcgggccgCGCATCTCCCTGCAACTTCTCCGACCGCTACTtcgggggcgggggcagctcaGGCAACAAGGCTGAGGGCCGCGCCAGCCCTCTCTATGCCAGCTACAAGGCCGATAGCTTCTCAGAGGGTGATGACCTCTCCCAGGGCCACCTGGCCGAGTCCCGCTTCCTCCGGGCGGCCGGCGACCTGAGCCTCAGCCCTGGCCGCCCAGCCGACTCGCTGCCCAGCTACGCGGCCGGCGAGGGGGACCGGGAGAGGCTAGGGGTGCAGCTCTGCGGAGCGGGCGGCAGCCCCGAGCCCGAGCACAGCCCCCACAGCTCCAGGGACTCCTTGGAGCCCAGCTCCATGGAGGCCTCCCCAGAGATGCACCCCGCTGCCCGCCTCAGCCCCCAGCCGGCCTTCCCTCGGACTGGCGGCTCAGGGCTCAGCCGTAAGGACAGTCTCACGAAAGCCCAGCTCTATGGAACCCTGCTCAACTGA
- the BEGAIN gene encoding brain-enriched guanylate kinase-associated protein isoform X4 translates to MEKLRLRSPWVPSCLGQPRVLQGRLARSSPSLWDSALQEQKGELRKRLSYTTHKLEKLETEFDSTRHYLEIELRRAQEELEKVTEKLRRIQSNYMALQRINQELEDKLYRMGQHYEEEKRALSHEIVALNSHLLEAKVTIDKLSEDNELYRKDCNLAAQLLQCSQTYGRVHKVSELPSEFQERVSLHMEKHGCSLPAPLCHPSYADSVPTCVIAKVLEKPDPGSLSSQLSDASARDLTFRDRVEKPGPRPPYKEDIYCSDTALYCPEERRRDRRPSVDGPVADVGFLRAQNSTDSAAEEEEEAEAAAFPASYRHEAFPGYAGSLPTSSSYSSFSATSEEKEHAQASTLTASQQAIYLNSRDELFGRRPPPAYESSPRYAAAAAAVAAPLEAEVAPGFARTVSPYPADSFRFPVSPGPQPALMPPNLWNLRAKPGSARLAGEDVRGQWRPLSVEDIGAYPFPAAPPAAAAAAAAAAAAGRASPCNFSDRYFGGGGSSGNKAEGRASPLYASYKADSFSEGDDLSQGHLAESRFLRAAGDLSLSPGRPADSLPSYAAGEGDRERLGVQLCGAGGSPEPEHSPHSSRDSLEPSSMEASPEMHPAARLSPQPAFPRTGGSGLSRKDSLTKAQLYGTLLN, encoded by the exons GCTGCGCAGCCCTTGGGTGCCCTCGTGCCTTGGGCAGCCCCGCGTCCTGCAGGGCCGGCTGGCCAGGTCCTCGCCCTCGCTCTGGGACAG CGCGCTGCAGGAGCAGAAGGGCGAGCTGCGCAAGCGGCTGTCCTACACCACGCACAAGCTCGAGAAGCTCGAGACCGAGTTCGACTCCACGCGCCACTACCTGGAGATCGAGCTGCGCCGCGCgcaggaggagctggagaaggTCACAGAGAAGCTGCGCAG GATTCAGAGCAACTACATGGCACTGCAAAGGATCAACCAGGAGCTGGAGGACAAGCTGTACCGCATG GGCCAGCACTACGAGGAAGAGAAGCGAGCTCTTAGCCACGAGATTGTTGCCCTCAACAGCCACCTGCTGGAGGCCAAGGTGACCATTGACAAGCTGTCGGAGGACAAT GAGCTCTATAGGAAGGACTGCAATCTAGCGGCCCAGCTGCTGCAGTGCAGCCAGACCTACGGCAGGGTCCATAAGGTGTCCGAG CTGCCATCGGAATTCCAGGAGCGCGTGAGCCTGCACATGGAGAAGCATGGCTGCAGCCTGCCCGCCCCACTCTGCCACCCGTCCTACGCTGACAGCGTCCCAACATGCGTCATTGCCAAGGTGCTGGAGAAGCCTGACCCTGGCAGCTTGTCCTCCCAGCTGTCAGATGCCTCGGCTCGTGACCTGACCTTCCGCGACAGGGTGGAGAAGCCAGGCCCCCGGCCCCCCTACAAGGAGGACATCTACTGCAGTGACACGGCCCTCTACTGTCCCGAGGAGCGGCGGCGTGACCGGCGGCCCAGCGTGGATGGGCCGGTGGCCGACGTGGGCTTCCTGCGGGCCCAGAATTCCACCGACAGCGcggccgaggaggaggaggaggccgagGCAGCCGCCTTCCCGGCCAGCTACCGGCACGAGGCCTTCCCGGGCTACGCGGGCTCGCTGCCCACATCCAGCTCCTACTCGAGCTTCAGCGCCACGTCGGAGGAGAAGGAGCACGCCCAGGCCAGCACACTCACTGCCTCGCAGCAGGCCATCTACCTGAATAGCCGCGATGAGCTCTTCGGCCGCAGGCCGCCCCCGGCCTATGAGAGCAGCCCGCGCTACGCCGCGGCCGCAGCCGCGGTGGCCGCCCCGCTTGAAGCCGAGGTGGCTCCAGGGTTTGCGCGGACTGTGTCGCCGTACCCGGCCGACTCCTTCCGCTTCCCGGTCTCCCCGGGCCCCCAGCCGGCCCTGATGCCCCCCAACTTGTGGAATCTGCGGGCCAAGCCGGGGTCAGCCCGGCTGGCCGGGGAGGATGTGCGCGGCCAGTGGCGGCCGCTGAGCGTGGAGGACATTGGCGCCTACCCCTTCCCGGCCGCCCCCcctgcggccgccgccgccgccgctgccgccgccgccgcgggccgCGCATCTCCCTGCAACTTCTCCGACCGCTACTtcgggggcgggggcagctcaGGCAACAAGGCTGAGGGCCGCGCCAGCCCTCTCTATGCCAGCTACAAGGCCGATAGCTTCTCAGAGGGTGATGACCTCTCCCAGGGCCACCTGGCCGAGTCCCGCTTCCTCCGGGCGGCCGGCGACCTGAGCCTCAGCCCTGGCCGCCCAGCCGACTCGCTGCCCAGCTACGCGGCCGGCGAGGGGGACCGGGAGAGGCTAGGGGTGCAGCTCTGCGGAGCGGGCGGCAGCCCCGAGCCCGAGCACAGCCCCCACAGCTCCAGGGACTCCTTGGAGCCCAGCTCCATGGAGGCCTCCCCAGAGATGCACCCCGCTGCCCGCCTCAGCCCCCAGCCGGCCTTCCCTCGGACTGGCGGCTCAGGGCTCAGCCGTAAGGACAGTCTCACGAAAGCCCAGCTCTATGGAACCCTGCTCAACTGA
- the BEGAIN gene encoding brain-enriched guanylate kinase-associated protein isoform X5, protein MWTGGRRPGRLRRAASAADMEKLSALQEQKGELRKRLSYTTHKLEKLETEFDSTRHYLEIELRRAQEELEKVTEKLRRIQSNYMALQRINQELEDKLYRMGQHYEEEKRALSHEIVALNSHLLEAKVTIDKLSEDNELYRKDCNLAAQLLQCSQTYGRVHKVSELPSEFQERVSLHMEKHGCSLPAPLCHPSYADSVPTCVIAKVLEKPDPGSLSSQLSDASARDLTFRDRVEKPGPRPPYKEDIYCSDTALYCPEERRRDRRPSVDGPVADVGFLRAQNSTDSAAEEEEEAEAAAFPASYRHEAFPGYAGSLPTSSSYSSFSATSEEKEHAQASTLTASQQAIYLNSRDELFGRRPPPAYESSPRYAAAAAAVAAPLEAEVAPGFARTVSPYPADSFRFPVSPGPQPALMPPNLWNLRAKPGSARLAGEDVRGQWRPLSVEDIGAYPFPAAPPAAAAAAAAAAAAGRASPCNFSDRYFGGGGSSGNKAEGRASPLYASYKADSFSEGDDLSQGHLAESRFLRAAGDLSLSPGRPADSLPSYAAGEGDRERLGVQLCGAGGSPEPEHSPHSSRDSLEPSSMEASPEMHPAARLSPQPAFPRTGGSGLSRKDSLTKAQLYGTLLN, encoded by the exons CGCGCTGCAGGAGCAGAAGGGCGAGCTGCGCAAGCGGCTGTCCTACACCACGCACAAGCTCGAGAAGCTCGAGACCGAGTTCGACTCCACGCGCCACTACCTGGAGATCGAGCTGCGCCGCGCgcaggaggagctggagaaggTCACAGAGAAGCTGCGCAG GATTCAGAGCAACTACATGGCACTGCAAAGGATCAACCAGGAGCTGGAGGACAAGCTGTACCGCATG GGCCAGCACTACGAGGAAGAGAAGCGAGCTCTTAGCCACGAGATTGTTGCCCTCAACAGCCACCTGCTGGAGGCCAAGGTGACCATTGACAAGCTGTCGGAGGACAAT GAGCTCTATAGGAAGGACTGCAATCTAGCGGCCCAGCTGCTGCAGTGCAGCCAGACCTACGGCAGGGTCCATAAGGTGTCCGAG CTGCCATCGGAATTCCAGGAGCGCGTGAGCCTGCACATGGAGAAGCATGGCTGCAGCCTGCCCGCCCCACTCTGCCACCCGTCCTACGCTGACAGCGTCCCAACATGCGTCATTGCCAAGGTGCTGGAGAAGCCTGACCCTGGCAGCTTGTCCTCCCAGCTGTCAGATGCCTCGGCTCGTGACCTGACCTTCCGCGACAGGGTGGAGAAGCCAGGCCCCCGGCCCCCCTACAAGGAGGACATCTACTGCAGTGACACGGCCCTCTACTGTCCCGAGGAGCGGCGGCGTGACCGGCGGCCCAGCGTGGATGGGCCGGTGGCCGACGTGGGCTTCCTGCGGGCCCAGAATTCCACCGACAGCGcggccgaggaggaggaggaggccgagGCAGCCGCCTTCCCGGCCAGCTACCGGCACGAGGCCTTCCCGGGCTACGCGGGCTCGCTGCCCACATCCAGCTCCTACTCGAGCTTCAGCGCCACGTCGGAGGAGAAGGAGCACGCCCAGGCCAGCACACTCACTGCCTCGCAGCAGGCCATCTACCTGAATAGCCGCGATGAGCTCTTCGGCCGCAGGCCGCCCCCGGCCTATGAGAGCAGCCCGCGCTACGCCGCGGCCGCAGCCGCGGTGGCCGCCCCGCTTGAAGCCGAGGTGGCTCCAGGGTTTGCGCGGACTGTGTCGCCGTACCCGGCCGACTCCTTCCGCTTCCCGGTCTCCCCGGGCCCCCAGCCGGCCCTGATGCCCCCCAACTTGTGGAATCTGCGGGCCAAGCCGGGGTCAGCCCGGCTGGCCGGGGAGGATGTGCGCGGCCAGTGGCGGCCGCTGAGCGTGGAGGACATTGGCGCCTACCCCTTCCCGGCCGCCCCCcctgcggccgccgccgccgccgctgccgccgccgccgcgggccgCGCATCTCCCTGCAACTTCTCCGACCGCTACTtcgggggcgggggcagctcaGGCAACAAGGCTGAGGGCCGCGCCAGCCCTCTCTATGCCAGCTACAAGGCCGATAGCTTCTCAGAGGGTGATGACCTCTCCCAGGGCCACCTGGCCGAGTCCCGCTTCCTCCGGGCGGCCGGCGACCTGAGCCTCAGCCCTGGCCGCCCAGCCGACTCGCTGCCCAGCTACGCGGCCGGCGAGGGGGACCGGGAGAGGCTAGGGGTGCAGCTCTGCGGAGCGGGCGGCAGCCCCGAGCCCGAGCACAGCCCCCACAGCTCCAGGGACTCCTTGGAGCCCAGCTCCATGGAGGCCTCCCCAGAGATGCACCCCGCTGCCCGCCTCAGCCCCCAGCCGGCCTTCCCTCGGACTGGCGGCTCAGGGCTCAGCCGTAAGGACAGTCTCACGAAAGCCCAGCTCTATGGAACCCTGCTCAACTGA